The following are from one region of the Thiocapsa rosea genome:
- a CDS encoding SBBP repeat-containing protein → MQGSPNQPQPGRRWPVLPALILGLLVGGAALDSAAHAPPSVVPGSLPSLQDVEGLPSAPARSTDPADALAPASAEPPGAALADPVATARIKQDFGRLPMHFEPNVGQSAEEVRYLARGAGYSLFLTDTEAVLVLQPGRATALADHAGDQPPDVKASYPSSGTGAEPPVEHPHPDSNRPPWPHRGFEPGRAVGASGAGRLHPEHANRTDAQGQGDPPGVTPVRMRLEGATRNPAPRITGLERRPGISNYYLGKDPAKWHSGVPHYAKVQYDQVYPGIDLVFYGNPRELEYDLVVAPGADPSQIRLAFEGADALRIDAEGNLVLAVAGGEILHRAPRIYQRVDGRERAVAGHYVLLEGDPADGAAGTDVVGMADAGTVSAVGFVLAAYDPAEPLVIDPVVVYSTYLGGSSFELGYGIAVDGASNAYVTGTTYSTDFPVVNARYTELRGEQDAFVTKLDAGGQGPVYSTYLGGSQIDNGYGIAVDSVGNAYVTGATRSADFPTVNARYPLLSHVEDAFVTKLDAEGQGPVYSTYLGGSLFDWGTGIAVDGASNAYVTGTTYATDFPVVNARYPGLRGEGDAFVTKLDAGGQGPVYSTYLGGSRADAGNGIAVDSVGNAYVTGWTGSADFPTVNACYSHLRGYADAFVTKLDAEGQGPVYSTYLGGSLMDLGGGIAVDGASNAYVTGQTYSADFPVFNALYPLLSGAADAFVTKLDAGGQGPVYSTYLGGTDRWLYGDRQGERGEGIAVDSAGNAYVTGVTYSVDFPAVNACYSQLRGYADAFVTKLDAGGQGPVYSTYLGGSEGEQISGESGYGIAVDGAGNAYVTGRTKAGDFPTDNARYPQLSGRDDAFVTKIDSSDIVNLTVTRTGNGTVNSTPSGIACGWDCAKAYPAGTRVILTATAAAGSRFAGWGNACTGTAATCTLVLSSSTRVTVTFNPPTLSRAFSVGLYRPDSSTFFLLYAHSGGPANVTFRFGPAGRGWLPLTGDWNGDGRTTVGLYNPAAGTFYLRNTHGGGVADATFAFGSGGHGWLPLTGDWDGDGRTTVGLYNPSTGTFYLRNANAGGPANVTFGFGPAGRGWLPLTGDWDGDGRTTVGLYDPSAGTFYLRNANAGGSADMAFAFGPRGRGWLPLTGDWDGDGPTTVGLYNPSTGTFYLRNANAGGSANVTFGFGPAGAGWTPLTGDWVR, encoded by the coding sequence ATGCAGGGCTCGCCGAACCAACCGCAACCCGGGCGCCGTTGGCCCGTTCTTCCGGCCCTGATCCTGGGCTTGCTCGTCGGCGGTGCGGCCCTTGATTCGGCCGCACACGCCCCGCCCTCCGTGGTACCCGGATCGCTGCCGAGTCTGCAGGATGTCGAGGGGCTCCCGAGCGCGCCCGCACGGTCGACCGACCCGGCCGATGCCTTGGCCCCGGCGTCGGCCGAGCCACCGGGCGCAGCGCTCGCCGATCCTGTCGCAACGGCGCGGATCAAGCAGGACTTCGGCCGGCTGCCGATGCACTTCGAGCCGAATGTCGGACAGAGCGCCGAGGAGGTCCGCTACCTCGCCCGCGGGGCCGGCTACAGCCTCTTTCTGACGGACACCGAGGCGGTCCTGGTCCTGCAGCCGGGACGCGCCACGGCACTGGCGGATCACGCCGGGGATCAACCCCCCGACGTCAAGGCGTCCTACCCCTCTTCCGGCACAGGCGCCGAACCCCCGGTTGAGCACCCGCACCCCGATTCGAATCGGCCGCCTTGGCCGCACCGCGGGTTCGAACCCGGACGCGCCGTCGGAGCATCGGGCGCGGGTCGCCTCCACCCTGAGCACGCAAACCGCACGGACGCGCAGGGCCAAGGCGACCCGCCCGGAGTCACCCCGGTGCGGATGCGCCTGGAGGGTGCCACCCGCAACCCCGCCCCACGGATCACCGGCCTCGAGCGCCGGCCCGGCATCAGCAACTACTACCTGGGCAAGGATCCGGCCAAATGGCACAGCGGCGTCCCGCACTACGCCAAGGTTCAATATGACCAGGTCTACCCCGGCATCGATCTGGTGTTCTACGGCAATCCCCGCGAATTGGAGTACGACCTGGTGGTCGCCCCCGGGGCCGACCCGAGCCAGATTCGTCTCGCCTTCGAGGGCGCGGACGCGTTGCGCATCGACGCGGAGGGTAATTTGGTGCTCGCCGTGGCGGGCGGGGAGATCCTGCACCGGGCACCGCGCATCTATCAGCGGGTTGACGGCCGGGAGCGCGCGGTGGCGGGACACTATGTCCTCCTCGAAGGCGACCCCGCCGACGGCGCGGCCGGGACCGATGTCGTCGGGATGGCCGACGCCGGCACCGTGTCGGCGGTCGGGTTCGTGCTGGCGGCCTACGATCCGGCCGAGCCCTTGGTGATCGACCCGGTGGTGGTCTACTCGACCTACCTTGGCGGGAGTTCGTTCGAGTTGGGTTACGGGATCGCCGTCGACGGGGCCAGCAACGCTTATGTCACGGGGACAACCTACTCCACCGATTTCCCCGTGGTGAACGCCCGCTATACTGAGTTGCGGGGCGAGCAGGACGCCTTCGTGACCAAGCTGGACGCCGGAGGTCAGGGGCCGGTCTACTCGACCTATCTGGGCGGGAGTCAGATTGATAATGGGTACGGGATCGCCGTCGACAGCGTCGGCAACGCCTATGTCACCGGCGCGACCAGATCCGCAGACTTCCCCACGGTCAACGCCCGCTATCCCCTCTTGAGTCATGTCGAAGACGCCTTCGTGACCAAGCTGGACGCGGAAGGTCAGGGGCCGGTTTACTCGACCTACCTTGGCGGGAGTTTGTTCGATTGGGGTACCGGGATCGCCGTCGACGGGGCCAGCAACGCTTATGTCACGGGGACAACCTACGCCACCGATTTCCCCGTGGTCAACGCCCGCTATCCTGGATTGCGGGGCGAGGGGGACGCCTTCGTGACCAAGCTGGACGCCGGAGGTCAGGGGCCGGTCTACTCGACCTATCTGGGCGGGAGTCGAGCTGATGCTGGGAATGGGATCGCCGTCGACAGCGTCGGCAACGCCTATGTCACCGGCTGGACCGGATCCGCAGACTTCCCCACGGTCAACGCCTGCTATTCGCACTTACGAGGCTACGCCGACGCCTTCGTAACCAAGCTGGACGCGGAAGGTCAGGGGCCGGTTTACTCGACCTACCTTGGCGGGAGTTTGATGGATTTGGGTGGGGGGATCGCCGTCGACGGGGCCAGCAACGCCTATGTCACGGGGCAGACCTACTCCGCCGACTTCCCCGTCTTCAACGCCCTATATCCCCTGTTGAGTGGCGCGGCAGACGCCTTCGTGACCAAGCTGGACGCGGGAGGCCAGGGGCCGGTCTACTCGACCTATCTCGGCGGGACTGATCGTTGGCTCTATGGTGACCGCCAGGGTGAGCGTGGGGAGGGGATTGCGGTCGACAGCGCTGGCAACGCCTATGTCACCGGGGTGACCTACTCGGTCGACTTCCCCGCAGTCAACGCCTGCTATTCGCAATTACGAGGCTACGCCGACGCCTTCGTGACCAAGCTGGACGCGGGAGGCCAGGGGCCTGTCTACTCGACCTATCTCGGCGGGAGTGAGGGTGAACAAATCAGTGGTGAATCTGGATACGGGATTGCGGTCGACGGGGCCGGCAATGCCTATGTCACTGGGCGAACAAAAGCCGGCGACTTCCCCACGGACAACGCTCGCTATCCCCAATTGAGTGGCCGCGATGACGCCTTCGTCACCAAAATCGACTCCAGCGACATCGTCAACTTGACCGTCACGCGCACCGGCAACGGCACTGTGAACAGCACCCCGTCGGGCATCGCCTGCGGCTGGGACTGCGCGAAGGCTTACCCGGCCGGTACGCGGGTGATCCTCACGGCCACCGCGGCCGCGGGCTCCAGGTTTGCCGGATGGGGCAACGCCTGTACCGGTACCGCTGCGACCTGCACACTTGTCCTCAGCAGCTCGACCCGTGTGACAGTGACCTTCAACCCGCCGACCCTCTCGCGGGCCTTTTCGGTCGGCCTGTATCGGCCCGACAGCAGCACCTTCTTTCTGCTCTACGCCCACAGCGGCGGTCCGGCGAACGTCACCTTCCGTTTCGGTCCCGCCGGTCGCGGTTGGCTGCCGCTCACCGGGGACTGGAACGGGGACGGACGGACCACGGTCGGGTTGTACAACCCGGCCGCCGGTACCTTCTATCTCCGAAACACCCACGGAGGAGGTGTAGCCGATGCGACATTCGCCTTCGGTTCCGGCGGTCACGGTTGGCTGCCGCTTACCGGCGACTGGGACGGGGACGGGCGGACCACGGTCGGGCTATACAACCCGTCGACCGGCACCTTCTATCTCCGGAACGCAAACGCAGGAGGTCCGGCGAACGTCACCTTCGGTTTCGGCCCCGCCGGTCGCGGTTGGTTGCCGCTCACCGGGGACTGGGACGGAGACGGGCGGACGACGGTCGGGCTCTACGACCCGTCGGCCGGTACCTTCTACCTCCGCAACGCAAACGCCGGAGGTTCGGCCGATATGGCATTCGCCTTCGGCCCGCGCGGTCGCGGTTGGTTGCCTTTGACGGGCGACTGGGACGGCGACGGTCCGACAACGGTCGGGCTGTACAACCCGTCGACCGGCACCTTCTACCTCCGCAACGCAAACGCCGGAGGCTCGGCGAACGTTACCTTCGGGTTCGGCCCCGCAGGCGCAGGCTGGACGCCGTTGACCGGCGACTGGGTGCGGTGA
- a CDS encoding alpha/beta fold hydrolase, producing MQGSPNQPQHGRRWPVLPALILGLLVGSAALDSAAHTPPSGVPGLMPSLQDVEGLLSAPARSTDPASVEPPDAVLADPVATARIKQDFGRLPIHFEPNVGQSAEEVRYLARGAGYSLFLTETEAVLVLQPGRAAARADEHGHEPPDDNASHPSPGTGAEPPVAHPHPDSNRPAWPHRRFEPGRDVGVSGAGRVPPEHANPTDAQRQADPPASTPVRMRLEGATRNPAPRITGLERRPGISNYYLGKDPAKWHSGVPHYAKVQYDQVYPGIDLVFYGNPRELEYDLVVAPGADPSQIRLAFEGADALRIDAEGNLVLAVAGGEILHRAPRIYQRVDGRERAVAGHYVLLEGDPADGAAGMAAVGSASAVGFVLAAYDPGESLVIDPVVVYSTYLGGSSFEYGVGIAVDGAGYAYVTGETSSTDFPAVNARYPRLRGHTDIFVTKLGAADQGPVYSTYLGGSLVESCGDIAVDRAGNAYVTGSTISTDFPAVNALYSSKGDWDVFVTKLDRSGQGPVYSTYLGGSSVERGYGIAVDGAGNAYVTGRTYSADFPTVNARYSRWGGNSDAFVTKLDAGGQGPVYSTYLGGSLVDEAYGIAVDGAGNAYVTGVTRSDDFPIVNARYPRWGGNLDAFVTKLDAGGQGPVYSTYLGGSLHDVGRGIAVDGAGNTYVTGLTASADFPTVNARYPGLRGDWDAFVTKLDAGGRGPVYSTYLGGSSAEDGVGIAVDGAGNAYVTGVTRSDDFPIVNARYTELRGFEDAFVTKLDAGGQGPVYATYLGGSSDDRGLAITVDGTGNAYVNGWTESADFPTVNARYPRLWGTQDAFITKIDSSDIVTLTVTRTGNGSVSSTPAGIACGNACSRNYPAGTSVTLRAVAASGSVFSGWGGACIGQGATCTLADLRTSVPVTAYFALRNPQTGDPVKNTLGSDGGPSPAQPRAVVITHGYNSNADTWVHAKALAFCNQLGATRHAVSLSNRLNHICSAPERGWDVWTVDWRTSASASGNLVPSIVWTFADDIGRAAATLLERHTYQHLHFIGHSAGSRVIAEAAYRIRAARGDAVTLHLTFLDAFDPMARVLPNVFNGRHLSLLGQRAYVPGKYWADNYVDTRPLVRTGDPAWDAALALIMPSALGIADVLDTTDSHLRYAYNVNVSPSPDNRGCGPICRHSRPYRFYGKSLDPNFPGDDIDPVNGTGVMGYPLSLESGRTLSQLASLFPLNTECTVDNGLCVVPSPGTWYYLPGAVRDTVVDATTGTVNYVFGAGSELFGLLRFVVSIPTVSSADALLELDEAAAAPTVEPAWLTTNVTTTGPVNTLSFGWRFTGGGEGLLRVFVNEDLVTQLDQRHLPLASAEPEEIFVGELPAGTYRIAFRLDGYGNNASSVELTGVELSRQVSTYPVTVAKDGGGSGTVTSTPPGIACGLDCEEAYQAGTRVILTATAVAGSRFAGWGGACTGTAATCTLDINGSTHATATFNPPTLSGVFTIGLYRPTTGTFFLRNAHSGGPANVTFGFGPGGRGWLPLTGDWNGDGRTTVGLYNPAAGTFYLRNTHGGGAADATFAFGPAGRGWRALTGDWDGDGRTTVGLYNPSTGTFYLRNANAGGPANVTFGFGPAGRGWLPLTGDWDGDGRTTVGLYDPSAGNFYLRNANAGGPANVTFGFGPRGRGWLPLTGDWNGNGRTTIGLYNPAASAFYLRNAHGAGAADVTFVFGPAGAGWTPLTGDWVR from the coding sequence ATGCAGGGCTCGCCGAACCAACCGCAACACGGGCGCCGTTGGCCCGTCCTCCCGGCCTTGATCCTGGGCTTGCTCGTCGGCAGTGCGGCCCTTGATTCCGCCGCCCACACCCCGCCATCCGGGGTGCCGGGATTGATGCCGAGTCTGCAGGATGTCGAGGGGCTCCTGAGCGCGCCAGCACGGTCGACCGACCCGGCGTCGGTCGAGCCGCCGGACGCCGTGCTCGCCGATCCTGTCGCAACGGCGCGGATCAAGCAGGACTTCGGCCGGCTGCCGATACACTTCGAGCCGAATGTCGGACAGAGCGCCGAGGAGGTCCGCTACCTCGCCCGCGGGGCCGGCTACAGCCTCTTTCTGACGGAGACCGAGGCGGTGCTGGTCCTGCAGCCGGGACGCGCTGCGGCACGGGCGGATGAGCACGGGCATGAACCCCCCGACGACAACGCGTCCCACCCCTCTCCCGGCACGGGCGCCGAACCCCCGGTTGCGCACCCGCACCCCGATTCGAATCGGCCGGCTTGGCCGCACCGCCGGTTCGAACCCGGACGCGACGTCGGAGTGTCCGGCGCGGGTCGCGTCCCGCCCGAGCACGCAAATCCCACGGACGCGCAGCGCCAAGCCGACCCGCCTGCCTCCACCCCGGTGCGGATGCGCCTGGAGGGTGCCACCCGCAACCCCGCCCCTCGGATCACCGGCCTCGAGCGCCGGCCCGGCATCAGCAACTACTACCTGGGCAAGGATCCGGCCAAGTGGCACAGCGGCGTCCCGCACTACGCCAAGGTTCAATATGACCAGGTCTACCCCGGCATCGATCTGGTGTTCTACGGCAATCCCCGCGAATTGGAGTACGACCTGGTGGTCGCCCCCGGGGCCGACCCGAGCCAGATACGTCTCGCCTTCGAGGGCGCGGACGCGCTGCGCATCGACGCGGAGGGTAATTTGGTGCTCGCCGTGGCGGGCGGGGAGATCCTGCACCGGGCACCGCGCATCTATCAGCGGGTGGACGGCCGGGAGCGCGCGGTGGCGGGACACTATGTCCTCCTCGAAGGCGACCCCGCCGACGGCGCGGCCGGGATGGCCGCCGTCGGCAGTGCGTCGGCGGTCGGGTTCGTGCTGGCGGCTTACGATCCGGGCGAGTCCTTGGTCATCGATCCGGTGGTGGTCTACTCCACCTATTTGGGCGGAAGTTCGTTTGAGTATGGGGTTGGGATTGCTGTAGACGGAGCCGGCTACGCTTATGTCACCGGTGAGACCTCCTCTACCGACTTTCCCGCGGTAAACGCCCGCTATCCCCGATTGCGGGGCCACACGGACATCTTCGTGACGAAGCTAGGGGCCGCAGACCAAGGTCCGGTCTACTCCACTTATTTGGGCGGGAGCTTAGTTGAAAGCTGTGGGGATATCGCCGTCGACCGGGCCGGGAACGCCTATGTCACCGGCTCGACCATCTCCACCGATTTCCCCGCGGTGAATGCTCTCTATTCCAGTAAGGGCGACTGGGACGTCTTTGTTACGAAGTTGGATCGCTCAGGCCAGGGGCCGGTCTACTCCACCTACTTGGGCGGGAGTTCGGTCGAGAGGGGTTACGGGATCGCCGTCGACGGGGCCGGCAACGCTTACGTCACGGGGAGAACCTACTCCGCCGATTTCCCCACGGTCAACGCCCGCTATTCCCGATGGGGTGGGAACTCGGACGCCTTTGTGACCAAGCTGGACGCGGGAGGCCAGGGGCCGGTTTACTCGACCTACCTCGGCGGGAGTTTGGTTGACGAAGCTTACGGGATCGCCGTCGACGGGGCCGGCAATGCCTATGTCACCGGCGTAACCCGCTCAGACGATTTCCCCATCGTCAACGCTCGCTATCCCCGATGGGGTGGGAACTTGGATGCCTTTGTGACCAAGCTAGACGCGGGAGGCCAAGGGCCGGTTTACTCGACCTACCTCGGCGGCAGCTTGCATGACGTGGGGAGAGGGATCGCCGTCGACGGAGCCGGCAACACCTATGTCACCGGACTGACTGCATCCGCCGATTTCCCCACGGTCAACGCCCGCTATCCCGGATTGAGGGGCGATTGGGACGCCTTTGTGACCAAGCTCGACGCCGGAGGCCGGGGGCCCGTCTACTCCACCTACTTGGGCGGGAGTTCGGCTGAGGATGGGGTTGGGATTGCCGTCGACGGGGCCGGCAACGCCTATGTCACCGGCGTAACCCGCTCAGACGATTTCCCCATCGTCAACGCTCGCTATACCGAATTGCGGGGCTTCGAGGATGCCTTCGTGACCAAGCTGGACGCCGGAGGCCAGGGGCCGGTCTACGCGACCTACCTCGGCGGGAGTTCGGATGATCGGGGGCTGGCGATCACCGTCGACGGGACTGGCAACGCCTATGTGAACGGGTGGACCGAATCCGCCGATTTCCCCACGGTCAACGCCCGCTATCCCCGTTTGTGGGGTACCCAGGACGCATTCATCACCAAAATCGACTCCAGCGACATCGTCACCTTGACCGTCACGCGCACCGGCAACGGCTCCGTGAGCAGCACGCCGGCGGGTATCGCCTGCGGCAACGCTTGCAGCCGGAACTACCCCGCGGGGACCTCTGTCACGCTCAGGGCCGTTGCGGCGTCCGGATCCGTCTTCAGCGGCTGGGGTGGTGCCTGTATCGGACAAGGCGCCACCTGCACCCTCGCCGATTTAAGGACGTCGGTTCCGGTCACGGCCTACTTCGCCCTCCGGAATCCGCAAACCGGTGACCCGGTCAAGAACACGCTCGGCAGCGACGGCGGCCCCTCGCCCGCCCAACCAAGGGCCGTTGTCATTACGCACGGATACAACTCGAATGCGGACACATGGGTTCACGCCAAGGCCTTGGCCTTCTGCAACCAGCTCGGTGCGACCCGGCACGCCGTGTCCTTGTCGAATCGTCTCAACCACATCTGCTCCGCCCCGGAGAGGGGCTGGGATGTCTGGACGGTCGATTGGCGCACCAGCGCATCCGCATCGGGGAATCTCGTGCCGTCGATCGTCTGGACATTCGCGGACGACATCGGGCGTGCGGCGGCGACGCTGCTGGAGCGTCACACCTACCAGCACCTGCACTTCATCGGCCACAGCGCCGGCTCGCGCGTCATCGCCGAGGCTGCATACAGGATCAGAGCCGCGCGGGGCGACGCGGTCACCCTCCATCTCACCTTTCTGGATGCCTTCGATCCGATGGCCCGCGTTCTGCCGAACGTATTCAACGGAAGGCATCTGTCCCTGCTCGGCCAACGCGCCTACGTGCCCGGCAAGTATTGGGCGGACAACTATGTCGACACGCGCCCTCTCGTTCGAACCGGAGATCCGGCATGGGATGCCGCGCTTGCGTTGATTATGCCCAGTGCGCTAGGGATTGCCGATGTCTTGGATACAACAGATTCGCACCTGCGGTACGCCTACAACGTTAATGTCTCGCCGTCGCCCGACAACCGCGGCTGTGGTCCGATCTGTCGCCACAGCAGGCCTTACCGATTCTACGGGAAGAGCCTGGACCCGAACTTCCCCGGCGACGACATCGATCCCGTCAACGGCACGGGAGTCATGGGCTACCCGTTGTCTCTGGAGTCCGGAAGAACCTTGTCGCAGCTTGCTTCCCTCTTCCCGCTGAATACGGAGTGTACTGTCGATAACGGATTGTGCGTGGTTCCAAGCCCCGGCACCTGGTATTACCTCCCCGGAGCGGTCCGCGATACGGTCGTGGATGCCACGACCGGAACCGTCAATTATGTCTTCGGCGCCGGCTCCGAGCTTTTCGGTCTCCTGCGGTTCGTGGTGTCGATCCCGACCGTCAGCAGCGCCGACGCTTTGCTCGAACTGGATGAAGCGGCCGCGGCGCCGACGGTCGAGCCCGCCTGGCTGACGACGAACGTGACGACGACCGGCCCCGTCAACACACTGAGCTTCGGTTGGCGCTTCACCGGCGGCGGGGAAGGGCTGCTGCGGGTGTTCGTCAACGAAGATCTGGTGACCCAGCTCGACCAGCGTCATCTGCCGCTGGCCTCCGCGGAACCGGAAGAGATCTTCGTCGGCGAGCTGCCGGCCGGAACCTATCGCATCGCCTTCCGCTTGGACGGCTACGGCAATAACGCCAGTTCCGTCGAGCTGACCGGGGTGGAGCTGAGTCGGCAGGTTTCGACCTATCCCGTCACCGTCGCCAAGGACGGCGGCGGATCGGGGACGGTGACGAGTACCCCGCCGGGCATCGCCTGCGGCCTCGACTGCGAAGAGGCCTACCAAGCCGGGACGCGGGTGATCCTCACGGCCACCGCGGTCGCGGGCTCCAGGTTTGCCGGATGGGGCGGCGCCTGCACCGGAACCGCCGCGACCTGCACGCTTGACATCAATGGCTCGACCCATGCGACGGCGACCTTCAACCCGCCGACCCTGTCGGGGGTCTTCACGATCGGACTCTATCGGCCCACCACCGGCACCTTCTTCCTCCGCAACGCCCACAGCGGAGGTCCGGCGAACGTTACCTTCGGCTTCGGCCCCGGCGGTCGCGGTTGGCTTCCGCTCACCGGGGACTGGAACGGGGACGGGCGGACCACGGTCGGGCTGTACAACCCGGCGGCCGGAACCTTCTATCTGCGCAACACCCACGGCGGAGGTGCGGCCGATGCGACATTCGCCTTCGGTCCGGCCGGTCGCGGTTGGCGGGCATTGACCGGGGACTGGGACGGGGACGGTCGGACCACGGTCGGGCTATACAACCCGTCGACCGGCACCTTCTATCTCCGGAACGCAAACGCAGGAGGTCCGGCGAACGTCACCTTCGGTTTCGGCCCCGCCGGGCGCGGTTGGCTGCCGCTCACCGGTGACTGGGACGGCGACGGGCGGACGACGGTCGGGCTGTACGACCCGTCGGCCGGTAACTTCTACCTCCGCAACGCAAACGCGGGAGGTCCGGCGAACGTCACCTTCGGTTTCGGCCCCCGCGGTCGCGGTTGGCTGCCGCTCACCGGGGACTGGAACGGCAACGGTCGGACCACGATCGGGCTATACAACCCGGCGGCGAGCGCCTTCTACCTCCGCAACGCCCACGGCGCAGGTGCGGCCGACGTGACATTCGTCTTCGGCCCCGCAGGCGCAGGTTGGACGCCCTTGACTGGCGATTGGGTGCGGTGA
- a CDS encoding DDE-type integrase/transposase/recombinase: MTDPQTDLQHDIALFRYGVIAELVQWPKEEKGLYEAIQTKAERDYAIPGSTRTRVAAETIRDWLKAYRRGGFEALLPKPRADRGQVRRLPANVVEALLAAKEANPQLSVQLVIRAVRRRPEVPPDLPLPPSTVHRLLARHGLMDTAKTASQTQDRRRFAFEQAGELWMSDVMHGPAVVVGERVKRKTYLIAFIDDATRVIPYASFALSENTRTFLPVLAQAILRRGLPQKLYVDNGANYRSKQLALVCAKLGIALIHARPYQPQGKGKIERWFKTVRAQLLTRLTDADTASLAALNRRLAGWIEGEYHHTPHRGLDGATPLEQWARTGAAVRFPEPGLDLADLFLHEAVRKVQKDRTVSLHGVVYEVDAALVGENITLRYDPDAPPERPIQVCFEGRAHDPARPVQTYANCFVKRDRPSRTLAVDGPVPEPAPSALRLRELPEADADTLEGR; the protein is encoded by the coding sequence ATGACCGATCCGCAGACCGATCTTCAGCACGACATCGCCCTGTTTCGCTACGGGGTGATTGCCGAACTCGTGCAGTGGCCCAAGGAAGAGAAAGGCCTCTACGAGGCGATCCAGACCAAGGCCGAGCGCGACTACGCCATTCCGGGCAGCACCCGCACCCGGGTCGCCGCCGAGACCATCCGCGATTGGCTCAAGGCCTATCGGCGCGGCGGCTTCGAGGCCCTTCTGCCCAAGCCGCGTGCCGATCGCGGTCAGGTGCGCCGCCTGCCCGCGAACGTGGTCGAGGCGCTGCTCGCCGCCAAGGAGGCCAACCCGCAGCTGTCGGTGCAGTTGGTGATCCGCGCGGTGCGCCGGCGCCCCGAGGTCCCGCCCGATCTGCCGTTGCCGCCCTCCACCGTGCATCGCCTGCTCGCCCGTCATGGCCTGATGGACACGGCCAAGACGGCGAGTCAGACGCAGGACCGGCGCCGCTTTGCCTTCGAGCAGGCCGGGGAGCTGTGGATGAGCGACGTCATGCACGGTCCGGCCGTGGTGGTCGGGGAGCGGGTCAAACGCAAGACCTACCTGATCGCCTTCATCGACGATGCGACCCGGGTGATTCCCTACGCGAGTTTCGCCCTCTCGGAGAACACCCGGACCTTTCTGCCGGTGCTCGCGCAGGCGATCCTGCGCCGTGGCTTGCCGCAGAAGCTCTATGTCGACAACGGCGCCAATTATCGCTCCAAGCAGCTGGCCCTGGTTTGCGCCAAGCTCGGCATCGCGCTGATCCATGCCCGGCCCTATCAACCGCAAGGCAAGGGCAAGATCGAGCGCTGGTTCAAAACGGTCCGTGCGCAGCTGTTGACCCGGCTGACCGATGCCGATACCGCCAGCCTCGCGGCGCTCAACCGCCGCCTCGCCGGCTGGATCGAGGGCGAGTATCACCACACCCCGCATCGCGGCCTGGACGGCGCCACGCCGCTCGAGCAGTGGGCGCGCACCGGGGCCGCGGTGCGCTTTCCCGAGCCCGGCCTGGACCTGGCGGATCTGTTCCTGCACGAGGCGGTGCGCAAGGTGCAGAAGGACCGCACGGTCAGCCTCCACGGGGTGGTCTACGAGGTCGACGCCGCCTTGGTCGGGGAGAACATCACCCTGCGCTACGATCCGGACGCACCGCCCGAGCGGCCGATTCAGGTCTGCTTCGAGGGCCGCGCGCACGACCCGGCCCGTCCGGTCCAGACGTATGCGAACTGTTTCGTCAAACGCGATCGTCCCTCGCGCACCTTGGCCGTGGACGGACCGGTCCCCGAGCCCGCACCCTCGGCGCTGCGCCTGCGCGAACTGCCCGAGGCGGATGCCGACACCCTGGAGGGCCGCTGA
- a CDS encoding ExeA family protein, which produces MYRKHFALTAFPFDLTPPPDALFAAASLTEAAARLKHLLELRAIGLITGEAGSGKTTVCRKVAADLHPGLYRVFYIPLSTGNVMDMYKTIGWELGLPVERNRAAAFRTIRTEITRLSLEAKQRPVLIIDEAHHLRNEVLEDLRLLTNYQMDSENRLCLLLVGLTELRRRLSMAVHESLAQRIVVRHHVTGLTREELPDYLVHRLRLAGCELPLFEPPAVEALFQATRGMPRKVNRLAHYALTGAALEQARQVTAEHVQTAREEVAP; this is translated from the coding sequence ATGTACCGCAAACACTTCGCCCTCACGGCCTTTCCCTTCGATCTGACCCCGCCGCCGGATGCGCTGTTCGCCGCCGCCAGCCTCACCGAGGCCGCCGCACGTCTGAAGCATCTGCTGGAGCTGCGTGCCATCGGCCTGATCACCGGCGAGGCCGGCTCGGGCAAGACCACGGTCTGCCGCAAGGTCGCCGCCGATCTGCATCCGGGACTCTATCGGGTGTTCTACATTCCGCTGTCCACCGGCAACGTGATGGACATGTACAAGACCATCGGCTGGGAGCTCGGCCTGCCGGTGGAGCGCAACCGCGCGGCGGCCTTCCGCACCATCCGCACCGAGATCACCCGCTTGAGTCTGGAGGCCAAGCAACGCCCCGTCCTGATCATCGACGAGGCCCATCATCTGCGCAACGAGGTGCTCGAGGATCTGCGTCTGCTCACCAACTATCAGATGGATTCGGAGAATCGCCTGTGTCTGCTGTTGGTGGGACTCACGGAGCTGCGCCGGCGCTTGAGCATGGCGGTGCACGAGTCGCTCGCCCAGCGCATCGTGGTACGCCATCACGTGACCGGGCTGACCCGCGAGGAGCTGCCCGACTACCTCGTCCACCGTCTGCGCCTGGCCGGCTGCGAGCTGCCGCTGTTCGAACCACCCGCCGTGGAGGCGCTGTTCCAGGCCACCCGCGGCATGCCCCGCAAGGTCAATCGTCTGGCCCACTACGCGCTCACCGGTGCGGCCCTGGAACAGGCCCGCCAGGTCACCGCCGAGCACGTGCAGACTGCCCGCGAGGAGGTCGCCCCATGA